From a region of the Arachis ipaensis cultivar K30076 chromosome B09, Araip1.1, whole genome shotgun sequence genome:
- the LOC107616213 gene encoding uncharacterized protein LOC107616213 produces MKDHTIRRGVDYRVYESEPTTFYAKYTEYGNGCDWLIRVTKMQKKYCWEIRRYNGSHTCTRSTISQDHSKLDSKTVAEAIKPLVEVDPSIKVKSIIAEVQSKFNYTIRDDLVPDIRVPHRVFWSYYPCIRAFRHCKSVVQVDGTHLYGKYKGCLLVVVSQDGNNNIVPIAFAIVEGETSDAWYFFLSNLRQHVVTCDGVGLISDRHDSIRSAIERSNGAWSPPRAFHMFCIRHIESNFLRKFKAPYLQKLIVNIEYLRTIREYQMRYERLKERGEAYTTWLDRIPREQYALAFDGGYRWGHMITNLVECINSVLKGARNLPVTALVKATFYRLNELFTRKRVEAEARINAGLVFSEMVTTKLHANQRASGNIQVSCFDRENEVFEVREMPSGVEYAVDLRHHRCDCGEFQVDRIPCRHVFACCANQRLDWQVYVNDVYKMDQV; encoded by the exons atgaaagatcataccatccGAAGAGGTGTGGACTATCGGGTATATGAGTCGGAACCGACAACATTCTATGCCAAATATACAGAATATGGGAATGGTTGTGACTGGTTGATTAGGGTTACCAAAATGCAGAAGAAGTACTGTTGGGAGATAAGGAGGTACAATGGAAGTCACACTTGTACCAGGTCTACTATTTCTCAAGACCATTCGAAGCTGGATTCCAAGACAGTTGCAGAAGCAATTAAGCCGTTGGTAGAGGTTGACCCGTCTATAAAGGTGAAATCAATAATTGCTGAAGTCCAGTCAAAGTTTAACTACACCATCA GGGATGATTTGGTTCCTGATATACGTGTCCCACATAGAGTAttctggagttattacccttGTATAAGGGCCTTCAGACACTGCAAGTCAGTGGTGCAGGTGGACGGGACTCATTTGTATGGAAAATACAAGGGTTGTTTATTGGTTGTAGTCTCACAAGATGGTAATAACAACATCGTGCCTATTGCATTTGCCatagtggagggagagacttctgatgcatGGTACTTTTTTCTGAGTAACTTGCGTCAACATGTGGTGACATGTGATGGTGTGGGACTTATCTCTGATCGACACGATTCAATTAGGTCAGCTATTGAACGAAGTAATGGGGCTTGGTCTCCTCCTAGAGCTTTCCATATGTTTTGTATCCGGCATATTGAGTCCAACTTCTTGAGGAAGTTCAAGGCACCTTACTTGCAGAAGCTTATCGTCAACATTG AATACTTGAGGACGATCAGGGAGTACCAGATGCGCTATGAACGATTAAAGGAACGGGGTGAGGCTTACACCACCTGGCTTGATCGGATCCCTCGTGAGCAGTATGCTTTGGCATTTGATGGTGGATACCGATGGGGTCATATGATCACCAATCTTGTGGAGTGCATCAACTCCGTCTTAAAGGGTGCACGCAATCTCCCGGTCACTGCACTTGTTAAGGCTACATTTTACAGACTGAATGAGTTGTTCACTAGGAAAAGAGTCGAGGCCGAAGCCCGAATCAATGCTGGACTTGTGTTCTCTGAGATGGTGACCACCAAGCTACATGCAAATCAACGAGCATCGGGTAACATACAGGTTAGCTGTTTTGATAGAGAAAATGAAGTCTTTGAAGTACGCGAGATGCCTAGTGGGGTTGAGTATGCAGTTGACCTACGCCACCATCGGTGCGACTGTGGTGAATTCCAGGTTGACCGAATTCCTTGTCGACATGTGTTTGCTTGTTGTGCAAATCAGCGGTTGGATTGGCAAGTGTACGTTAATGATGTATACAAGATGGACCAAGTTTGA